Proteins encoded together in one Oceanobacillus iheyensis HTE831 window:
- a CDS encoding aldehyde dehydrogenase family protein, producing MSIRKAQSFINGEWLTTDREKQEIKNPFTGEVIGEQYFAQSDDVEIALATAYKGKKQVKNIPIIERSKILKKAAYLLEENKEKFAKLLSSELGKPLKDTLGEVDRSIETLELSGEEAKRLHGETIPGSSSERGLNTIASIYRVPVGVVAAITPFNAPLNLVCHKVGPAFAGGNVTLLKPAPQTTLIATAFLQLLFEAGFPKNAIHMLLGGVDVGQQIVKDERINVISFTGGLVASRNISQIAGIKKTLFELGGNAATIVHQDADIETAARLCAKTGYSNSGQSCISVQRIYVQEEIKDNFIELLKQEVSKLKVGDPLDPHTDIGTLVDEKAAGRVIEWINEAVESGAEIIQGGTKNGASVEPTVLFNPPKKSKVVCEEVFGPIVSVIPYKNIEEAIQESNDSPFGLQTGIFTNQIDLAYRVADEMEVGGIVINGTSNFRLDHLPYGGVKNSGIGREGPRYALEEMTESKMVVLRV from the coding sequence ATGAGTATAAGAAAAGCACAATCTTTCATTAACGGGGAGTGGTTAACAACTGATCGAGAAAAACAAGAAATAAAAAATCCATTTACTGGAGAAGTCATTGGTGAACAGTACTTCGCACAATCAGATGATGTGGAAATTGCGCTTGCCACTGCGTATAAAGGTAAAAAACAAGTTAAAAACATACCAATTATCGAACGCTCTAAAATTTTGAAAAAAGCAGCATATTTATTAGAAGAAAATAAAGAGAAGTTTGCTAAATTGTTATCGAGTGAACTCGGAAAACCACTTAAAGATACATTAGGAGAAGTTGATAGATCAATTGAAACGTTAGAGCTTTCAGGTGAAGAAGCGAAAAGATTACATGGCGAAACCATACCAGGTAGTTCTTCTGAAAGAGGACTAAATACAATTGCTAGTATCTATAGAGTTCCAGTTGGCGTTGTTGCTGCTATCACACCATTTAATGCACCTTTGAACTTGGTGTGTCACAAGGTAGGTCCTGCATTTGCTGGTGGAAATGTAACCCTTTTAAAACCAGCTCCACAAACGACGTTAATTGCAACAGCGTTTTTACAACTGTTATTTGAAGCAGGGTTTCCGAAGAATGCCATCCATATGCTGCTCGGTGGAGTAGATGTTGGTCAGCAGATTGTAAAAGATGAAAGAATAAACGTTATTTCTTTTACCGGCGGATTAGTGGCAAGTAGGAATATTAGTCAGATAGCAGGAATTAAGAAGACATTATTTGAGCTTGGTGGAAATGCAGCAACCATTGTTCATCAGGATGCTGATATCGAAACAGCTGCTCGACTATGTGCTAAAACAGGCTATAGTAATTCTGGCCAAAGCTGTATCTCGGTACAACGAATTTACGTTCAAGAAGAAATTAAAGACAATTTTATAGAACTATTGAAGCAAGAGGTATCAAAATTAAAAGTTGGAGATCCGTTAGATCCCCATACCGACATAGGTACTCTAGTTGACGAGAAAGCTGCAGGCCGAGTAATAGAGTGGATAAATGAAGCAGTGGAATCAGGTGCTGAAATCATTCAAGGAGGAACCAAGAACGGAGCCTCTGTGGAACCAACTGTATTATTCAATCCTCCGAAAAAGAGTAAAGTTGTCTGTGAAGAAGTGTTTGGGCCGATAGTTAGTGTAATACCGTATAAGAATATTGAGGAAGCGATACAAGAGTCGAACGATTCTCCTTTTGGATTACAGACTGGCATTTTTACAAATCAAATTGATTTAGCATACAGAGTAGCAGACGAGATGGAAGTTGGAGGTATAGTCATTAACGGTACATCTAATTTCCGATTAGATCACTTGCCGTATGGTGGTGTGAAAAATAGCGGTATCGGTAGAGAAGGCCCTCGATATGCTCTTGAAGAAATGACAGAATCAAAAATGGTAGTGCTGCGCGTGTAA